A DNA window from Pseudarthrobacter sp. W1I19 contains the following coding sequences:
- a CDS encoding asparaginase yields MPHNPHATFTVDSAVELAVIERSGFVESRHIGSAVLLSADGSVVTELGDINTPIYARSALKPFQALASMQAGVPLRGAQVALACASHVGSLDHMDVVSGMLKAAGVREDQLQCPEAWPQDETARNWLVRSDRGRSKLAFNCSGKHAAFLWACTENGWDTHSYLEPNHPLQQQVRSVIEEYTGEKIAHLGIDGCGAPVAAVSLKGLARGFSQLAKAPGDQSFNARAATIATSMLDYPWAVQGRGEANTIVMDELEIIAKIGAEGVLAMATQQGVSVAVKILDGNLRATSLVALTLLAAAGAVEIPGVASVLEKVVEPVLGGGRPVGKIRLGPAVSALLD; encoded by the coding sequence ATGCCGCATAACCCGCATGCCACCTTTACCGTGGACTCCGCCGTCGAACTGGCCGTGATTGAGCGCAGCGGCTTTGTGGAGTCCCGGCACATCGGCTCAGCCGTCCTGCTCTCCGCCGACGGGTCCGTCGTCACCGAACTGGGCGACATCAACACCCCCATCTACGCCCGGTCTGCCCTGAAGCCGTTCCAGGCGCTGGCCTCGATGCAGGCCGGGGTGCCGCTCCGCGGCGCCCAGGTGGCGCTGGCCTGCGCGAGCCACGTGGGTTCCCTGGACCACATGGACGTGGTGTCCGGGATGCTCAAAGCGGCGGGCGTGCGGGAGGACCAGCTCCAATGCCCGGAAGCGTGGCCGCAGGATGAAACAGCCAGGAACTGGCTGGTCCGTTCTGACCGCGGCAGGTCGAAGCTGGCCTTCAACTGCTCCGGCAAGCACGCCGCGTTCCTGTGGGCCTGCACTGAAAACGGCTGGGACACGCACAGCTATCTCGAGCCCAACCATCCGTTGCAGCAGCAGGTGCGCAGCGTCATCGAGGAGTACACGGGCGAAAAAATCGCCCACTTGGGAATCGACGGCTGCGGCGCGCCCGTGGCGGCCGTTTCGCTGAAGGGCCTGGCGCGGGGCTTCTCGCAGCTGGCCAAGGCGCCGGGAGACCAGAGCTTCAACGCCCGGGCCGCCACCATCGCAACGTCCATGCTGGACTACCCGTGGGCGGTGCAGGGCCGCGGCGAGGCCAACACCATTGTGATGGACGAGCTGGAAATCATCGCCAAAATAGGGGCCGAAGGCGTCCTGGCCATGGCCACGCAGCAGGGAGTTTCCGTGGCTGTCAAGATCCTGGACGGGAACCTGCGGGCCACCTCCCTGGTGGCCCTGACCTTGCTGGCCGCCGCCGGCGCGGTGGAGATTCCCGGCGTAGCGAGCGTGCTGGAGAAGGTCGTTGAGCCGGTGCTGGGCGGCGGCCGGCCCGTGGGAAAGATCCGGCTGGGCCCGGCCGTCTCGGCCCTCCTGGACTGA
- a CDS encoding molybdopterin-dependent oxidoreductase encodes MKKLLNWLKGPTALAALAGVVAAAVVLAVAELAGAFFTARATPVFALGSTFIDFTPSWMKDFAIATFGTNDKAALFVGMGLTIAVLACVLGVVAYRRWTLGVLGVLLMGTVIVASVVTRAGVGPADAIPSVLGTLAGLLVLRALITPLRGLKAWPEAPANVADGDPAHSGASRRRFFAAAGITAAAAGIAATGGRLVGAARSNIAKARKALQLPAAVQTAATVPAGVQSPVAGVPPWLTPNGEFYRIDTALSVPEINADDWELRVHGLVEEEVRLTFQDLLDADLIESHVTLTCVSNPVGGNLAGNAKWLGLPIREVLKRARPKDGADMVLSTSIDGFSASTPLEVLQDGRDAILAIGMNGEPLPLEHGYPVRMVVPGLYGFVSATKWVVDLEVTRFEDSKAYWTERGWSERGPIKTMARVDVPKSFAKVRAGKVAVGGTAWAQTRGITKVELKIDNEDWVEVDLSAEASLVTWRQWSYEWDATPGPHYLKVRATDGRGEVQTEQRADPVPDGASGWQSVMVTVE; translated from the coding sequence ATGAAAAAGCTCCTGAACTGGCTCAAAGGTCCCACTGCCCTGGCCGCGCTGGCAGGCGTGGTGGCTGCCGCCGTCGTCCTCGCCGTGGCCGAACTGGCCGGAGCATTTTTTACGGCCCGCGCCACGCCCGTGTTTGCCCTGGGGTCCACGTTCATCGATTTCACGCCGTCCTGGATGAAGGACTTCGCGATCGCCACGTTCGGCACCAACGACAAGGCAGCACTTTTTGTGGGCATGGGCCTGACCATCGCCGTGCTGGCGTGCGTGCTGGGCGTGGTGGCCTACCGGCGGTGGACGCTGGGCGTGCTGGGAGTCCTGTTGATGGGCACGGTCATCGTGGCCAGTGTGGTCACGCGGGCAGGCGTCGGGCCGGCCGATGCCATACCGTCGGTGCTCGGGACCCTCGCGGGCCTGCTGGTGCTGCGTGCCCTCATAACCCCGTTGCGGGGACTGAAAGCCTGGCCCGAAGCACCGGCGAATGTGGCCGACGGCGACCCCGCGCACTCCGGGGCCAGCCGCCGTCGTTTTTTCGCCGCTGCCGGAATCACCGCGGCCGCGGCCGGCATTGCCGCCACGGGCGGCCGCCTCGTGGGTGCGGCCCGGAGCAACATCGCCAAGGCGCGGAAAGCCCTCCAGCTGCCCGCCGCGGTCCAGACAGCCGCGACCGTTCCTGCGGGCGTCCAGTCCCCGGTGGCCGGTGTCCCGCCATGGCTGACGCCCAACGGCGAGTTCTACCGAATCGACACTGCCCTAAGCGTCCCGGAAATCAATGCAGATGACTGGGAGCTGCGGGTGCACGGGCTGGTGGAGGAAGAAGTCCGGCTCACCTTCCAGGACCTGCTCGACGCCGACCTGATCGAATCGCACGTAACCCTTACCTGCGTTTCCAACCCAGTGGGCGGCAACCTCGCTGGCAACGCGAAATGGCTGGGCCTGCCCATCCGCGAGGTGCTGAAGCGGGCGCGCCCCAAGGACGGGGCGGACATGGTCCTTTCCACGTCCATTGACGGTTTCAGCGCTTCCACGCCACTGGAGGTCCTGCAGGACGGCCGCGATGCCATCCTGGCCATCGGAATGAACGGTGAGCCGCTGCCCCTTGAGCACGGCTATCCCGTACGGATGGTGGTTCCGGGCCTGTACGGTTTCGTCTCGGCCACGAAGTGGGTGGTGGACCTGGAGGTCACCAGGTTCGAGGACAGCAAAGCCTACTGGACGGAGCGCGGCTGGTCCGAGCGGGGGCCCATCAAGACCATGGCGCGGGTGGATGTTCCCAAGTCGTTCGCCAAGGTGCGCGCGGGGAAGGTGGCCGTGGGCGGCACCGCCTGGGCGCAGACGCGGGGCATCACGAAGGTGGAGCTCAAGATCGACAACGAGGACTGGGTGGAGGTGGACCTCTCCGCTGAAGCGTCGCTGGTCACCTGGCGCCAGTGGTCCTATGAATGGGACGCCACGCCCGGTCCGCACTACCTGAAAGTCCGTGCCACGGACGGCAGGGGCGAGGTACAGACGGAGCAGCGTGCCGATCCGGTTCCCGACGGCGCCTCGGGCTGGCAGTCGGTGATGGTCACCGTGGAGTAG